From the Verrucomicrobiales bacterium genome, one window contains:
- the larC gene encoding nickel pincer cofactor biosynthesis protein LarC, protein MKTLYLDIFSGLSGDMFIGALLDLGVDRLQLESELRKLGLGGYHLHVSRQERGQIAGTKFDVHLEEAGTHSHEAEHHHDEAHDPGQCQTTGHSHSHSHSHGHEHGHEHGHEHGHGHEHGPEHGHEHGHEHGHEHGHGRNYAQIRDLIRKSELSAWVKEKVQAVFHRIAVSEGKIHGMPPAKVHFHEVGAVDSIVDIVGACVGLDLLGRPRVLAGPVVEGVGFVQCAHGRFPLPAPATLEILSARGICIQQTDEPAELLTPTGAALLAEFAESFGPLAGLKVDRIGYGLGGRENKTRPNVVRVLFGESAEVAVHDWERDEVVLLETNLDDVSSEILGSFLEKALASGALDVFYTPIQMKKSRPGVILSVLCAPAEADRFCELILRDTTAFGVRRSLWERRKLRRELRVAKTSLGDIQVKLGWLDGKIVHAAPEYESCKQAAELHGVALREAYDLARRSFV, encoded by the coding sequence ATGAAAACATTGTATTTGGATATTTTTAGCGGTCTCAGCGGCGACATGTTCATTGGCGCGCTGTTGGACCTGGGCGTGGATCGGTTGCAACTGGAATCGGAGCTTCGGAAACTCGGACTGGGTGGATATCACCTGCACGTCTCGCGGCAAGAACGCGGCCAAATCGCCGGCACCAAGTTTGACGTCCATCTGGAGGAGGCAGGAACTCATTCTCACGAGGCCGAGCATCATCACGACGAGGCTCACGACCCTGGCCAATGCCAAACTACCGGTCATTCCCATTCCCACTCCCATTCCCACGGGCATGAGCACGGGCATGAGCACGGGCATGAGCACGGGCACGGGCATGAGCATGGGCCTGAACATGGGCATGAACACGGGCATGAACACGGGCATGAACACGGGCATGGCCGCAACTACGCTCAGATCCGAGATCTCATCCGAAAGAGTGAGCTGTCGGCGTGGGTGAAGGAGAAGGTGCAGGCGGTGTTTCATCGGATTGCGGTGTCGGAGGGGAAAATCCACGGGATGCCTCCGGCCAAGGTGCATTTTCATGAAGTGGGCGCGGTGGATTCCATCGTGGACATTGTGGGTGCGTGCGTAGGTCTGGACCTGCTGGGGCGGCCCCGTGTGTTGGCGGGGCCGGTCGTTGAAGGGGTAGGGTTTGTTCAGTGTGCCCATGGCCGATTCCCTCTTCCGGCGCCGGCCACTTTAGAAATTCTGAGCGCCCGCGGGATCTGCATCCAGCAAACAGACGAGCCGGCGGAATTACTGACCCCGACCGGCGCGGCCCTTTTGGCCGAGTTTGCGGAGAGTTTTGGTCCCTTGGCCGGGCTTAAGGTGGATCGCATCGGGTATGGATTAGGGGGGCGGGAAAACAAGACTCGGCCCAATGTGGTGAGGGTGCTGTTCGGTGAGTCGGCAGAGGTGGCAGTTCATGACTGGGAACGCGATGAAGTGGTCTTGCTCGAGACCAATCTCGACGATGTCAGTTCGGAGATTTTGGGTTCTTTTCTCGAGAAAGCCCTCGCTTCCGGCGCTTTGGATGTGTTCTACACTCCGATTCAGATGAAGAAGAGCCGTCCGGGGGTGATCTTGTCGGTGTTGTGCGCGCCGGCGGAGGCGGACCGGTTTTGCGAGTTGATCCTTCGCGATACCACTGCATTTGGGGTGCGTCGCAGCCTTTGGGAGCGACGAAAGTTGCGGCGTGAGCTGCGCGTTGCTAAAACTTCTCTGGGCGACATTCAGGTGAAGCTAGGCTGGCTGGACGGCAAGATCGTTCACGCTGCCCCTGAATATGAGTCTTGCAAGCAGGCGGCGGAGCTTCATGGAGTCGCGTTGCGAGAGGCTTATGATCTGGCTAGGCGATCCTTTGTATAA
- a CDS encoding ABC transporter ATP-binding protein produces the protein MSATEGLVEVSGVEKSFQRGSEVTHVLEKLDLSIARGEFLALMGPSGSGKSTLLNLIGGLDRPTSGSVVVDGQPIDQLSDRQLAGWRARHVGFVFQFYNLMPTLSAERNVELPLLLTSLSRRERREHVSAALEIVGLSQRSGHYPKQLSGGEQQRVGIARAIVTDPTLLLCDEPTGDLDRKSGDEILNLLQALNQQYGKTVLMVTHDPHASARAGRVVYLDKGRLFATQPE, from the coding sequence ATGAGTGCAACCGAAGGGCTGGTCGAGGTCTCCGGAGTGGAGAAGAGCTTCCAGCGGGGGAGCGAAGTTACCCATGTGCTGGAGAAGTTGGATCTGTCGATCGCGCGAGGTGAGTTTCTGGCCCTCATGGGGCCTTCAGGATCGGGAAAGAGCACCCTCCTCAACCTCATCGGAGGACTGGATCGCCCCACTTCGGGTTCGGTGGTCGTGGACGGCCAGCCGATCGATCAGTTGAGCGATCGCCAGTTGGCGGGTTGGCGGGCGCGTCACGTGGGCTTTGTTTTTCAGTTTTACAACTTGATGCCGACGCTCAGCGCTGAGCGGAATGTTGAATTGCCCCTCCTGCTGACATCGTTGTCGCGACGCGAGCGTCGGGAGCATGTCTCCGCCGCTCTGGAAATCGTGGGGCTGTCTCAGCGCAGCGGCCACTATCCGAAGCAGCTTTCGGGCGGTGAGCAGCAGCGGGTGGGAATTGCACGGGCGATCGTGACGGACCCTACCTTGCTGCTCTGTGATGAGCCGACGGGGGATCTGGATCGGAAATCGGGAGACGAGATTCTGAATCTGCTGCAGGCCTTGAATCAGCAGTATGGCAAGACGGTGTTGATGGTCACGCATGACCCTCACGCTTCGGCCCGGGCTGGTCGGGTGGTTTATCTCGACAAGGGGCGTCTGTTCGCCACGCAACCCGAATGA
- a CDS encoding type IV pilus twitching motility protein PilT, with protein MSYSMSDLLQLMVSEGAADLHIRVNTAPVIRLHGVLHRVDGPPLRPEDTEELMRSITSEDHIQSVRERGGADFGFAFGEMARFRVSVFKEKGNFGMVLRQIPSKLLTLEQIGIPVSVKDLLYKPRGLVLVTGPTGSGKTTTLASMINIINEERDDAHIITIEDPIEYYHKHKKAVVTQREIHVDVPNFAEGLRRALRQDPDIILVGEMRDLETIDAAITAAETGHLVFGTLHTTGAAKTIDRIVNAFPTNQQEQIRIQLSTVLQAVISQLLLPRADKPGRVAAFEIMINTPSVSALIRDNKTFRINSDIQTGAKYGMVTLDGFLMEKYSAGMISREEVITKSQDPTTVMQKLQEHDLATAVKGGKK; from the coding sequence ATGTCCTACTCGATGTCCGATCTGTTGCAGCTCATGGTGTCCGAAGGGGCTGCCGACTTGCATATTCGTGTCAACACAGCGCCGGTGATCCGCCTGCATGGCGTGCTTCATCGTGTGGACGGTCCTCCGCTGCGACCGGAGGACACCGAGGAGCTGATGCGCAGCATTACCTCGGAAGATCACATTCAGAGCGTGCGTGAACGCGGAGGTGCGGACTTCGGGTTCGCCTTCGGCGAGATGGCCCGGTTCCGTGTCAGCGTTTTCAAAGAGAAGGGCAATTTCGGAATGGTGCTGCGCCAGATTCCCAGCAAGCTGCTGACTCTGGAACAGATCGGTATTCCAGTGTCGGTAAAGGACTTGTTGTATAAACCTCGCGGTTTGGTGCTGGTGACGGGGCCGACCGGATCCGGAAAGACCACCACTTTGGCCTCGATGATCAACATCATCAACGAGGAGCGTGATGATGCTCACATCATCACGATTGAGGATCCCATCGAGTATTACCACAAGCACAAGAAGGCGGTGGTGACTCAGCGCGAGATTCATGTGGACGTTCCGAATTTCGCGGAGGGGCTGCGGCGCGCGCTGCGTCAGGATCCTGACATCATTCTGGTCGGTGAAATGCGGGATTTGGAAACGATTGACGCGGCCATCACGGCGGCTGAGACGGGTCACTTGGTGTTCGGCACCCTGCACACCACCGGGGCGGCCAAGACCATTGATCGTATCGTCAACGCCTTCCCGACCAATCAGCAGGAGCAGATCCGAATCCAGCTCAGCACCGTGCTTCAGGCGGTCATCTCGCAGTTGCTGTTGCCACGGGCGGACAAGCCGGGACGCGTGGCGGCGTTCGAGATCATGATCAACACCCCGTCGGTCAGCGCGCTCATCCGCGATAACAAGACCTTCCGAATCAACTCCGACATTCAAACCGGCGCCAAGTACGGGATGGTGACCCTGGACGGGTTCTTGATGGAGAAATACTCCGCAGGGATGATCTCCCGCGAGGAAGTCATCACTAAGTCCCAGGATCCGACCACGGTCATGCAGAAGCTCCAGGAGCATGATCTGGCCACGGCAGTTAAGGGCGGTAAGAAATAA
- a CDS encoding ABC transporter permease, with protein MINWLYQLIAVAGFSLRTIPERKGASLAAVFGIAGVVAVLVGVLSIAQGFRRAMVASGSPETVLVLRRGADAEMMSGLQQEEVRLIGNAPGLLRGVAGPAASAELFVVINLPKRTTGTDANVPLRGVELSAFVVRPEVQLIAGRRFEPGRNELLVGRAAAREFAGLDLNATLRIGSADWTVVGIFADGGGIAESEIWTDSRMLQSAYRRGETYQSVYARLESEDAFMTFKDALTADPRLQVDVIRQVDYYAKQSEVLYKLVTGFGTLISVLMGFGALFGALNTMYNAVAVRSREIATLRALGFQTVPVVVSVLAESLALALVGGILGGLGAYLAFNGFEAATLNYQSFSQVAFSFAVTPILLIEGILYSAVIGLLGGLFPAIRAARQPIAMALREL; from the coding sequence ATGATCAATTGGTTGTATCAGTTGATAGCGGTTGCTGGATTCAGCTTAAGGACCATTCCTGAGCGAAAGGGGGCATCATTGGCCGCCGTGTTTGGCATCGCGGGAGTGGTGGCGGTGTTGGTGGGGGTGCTCTCGATTGCCCAAGGTTTTCGACGTGCGATGGTGGCCTCGGGTTCTCCTGAAACCGTCTTGGTTTTAAGACGGGGCGCTGATGCGGAAATGATGAGCGGGTTGCAGCAAGAAGAAGTTCGCCTGATTGGCAATGCTCCCGGTTTGCTGCGGGGAGTCGCTGGTCCGGCGGCCAGCGCCGAGCTGTTTGTGGTCATTAACCTGCCCAAACGGACGACGGGAACGGATGCGAATGTCCCCTTGCGCGGCGTGGAGCTGTCGGCCTTTGTCGTCCGGCCGGAGGTTCAGTTGATCGCGGGCCGTCGGTTTGAGCCGGGGCGCAACGAGCTTCTGGTGGGCAGAGCGGCGGCGCGTGAATTTGCGGGGCTGGACTTGAATGCCACGTTGCGGATCGGAAGCGCTGACTGGACGGTGGTCGGGATCTTTGCCGATGGCGGGGGGATCGCTGAGTCTGAAATTTGGACAGATTCCCGGATGCTGCAGTCGGCTTACCGTCGGGGCGAGACCTATCAGTCGGTGTATGCTCGGCTGGAGAGCGAGGACGCGTTCATGACCTTCAAGGACGCGCTGACAGCCGATCCGAGGCTTCAGGTCGACGTCATTCGGCAGGTCGACTATTATGCCAAGCAGTCTGAGGTGCTCTACAAGCTGGTTACGGGGTTTGGCACTCTCATCTCCGTGCTCATGGGGTTCGGTGCCCTATTTGGAGCGCTGAATACCATGTATAACGCGGTCGCGGTGAGGTCTCGGGAGATTGCGACCTTGAGGGCACTGGGTTTTCAGACCGTGCCGGTGGTTGTTTCCGTGCTGGCGGAATCGCTGGCCTTGGCGTTGGTGGGTGGAATTCTGGGTGGCCTCGGTGCCTATTTGGCTTTCAATGGATTTGAGGCGGCGACCCTGAACTATCAGAGTTTTAGCCAGGTCGCGTTTTCCTTTGCTGTTACCCCCATTCTACTCATCGAAGGCATTCTTTATTCGGCGGTCATCGGGCTTCTAGGGGGGCTTTTCCCCGCCATTCGGGCCGCGCGACAACCTATTGCAATGGCTTTGCGTGAACTCTGA
- the tadA gene encoding Flp pilus assembly complex ATPase component TadA: MAAKDDYLLNDLIDLGFLTKNQVDSAHAEADSSGEGVVDTLLKKKLIRVQDVTTAKAAHFGVEMVSLAEVKLTDEVLGAVPRHIAKRYKVVPVYVHDNSVVVAISDPSDLSTLDSLHHVLNKDIEMRVASDDEIEAALNKYYGGSGDSVASMIQNITEGEVEVGTLSGPVGSDDGGAVDADAPIIKLVNSIIVEAFRGRASDIHLEPLAKTFRVRYRIDGMLHEMKGPPKRLQPSITSRLKIQSNMSIAEKRIPQDGRIQCNVGGKTIDLRVSCIPTVHGESIVMRILDKEGLKLGLPELGFFTDDQQTFEKLIALPDGILLVTGPTGSGKTTTLYSCLNFINRPDRKIITVEDPVEYVLAGINQVQVSETVGLSFSTALRAMLRQAPNVIMLGEIRDLETASIAINASLTGHLVFSTLHTNDAPGAVTRLIDIGVKPFLVASSTRAMMAQRLVRKICKKCGEPSVPTEKELQALEIDLSKLEKTNFRKGKGCAECNGTGNRGRMGIFEVYVLNDESRHLINQKAPAAELRRQALEMGMRSLREDGARKVVAGVTTPDEVIRATTADAH, from the coding sequence GTGGCTGCTAAAGATGATTATTTGTTGAACGACCTGATCGATCTTGGTTTTTTGACCAAGAATCAGGTGGATTCTGCTCACGCCGAAGCGGATTCTTCAGGAGAGGGCGTCGTCGATACGCTGCTCAAGAAGAAGCTGATTCGGGTCCAGGACGTCACAACGGCCAAGGCGGCCCATTTCGGGGTCGAAATGGTTTCGTTGGCGGAGGTGAAGCTTACCGACGAAGTGTTGGGGGCGGTTCCCCGACATATCGCCAAGCGCTATAAGGTCGTGCCTGTTTATGTGCACGACAACAGCGTGGTCGTGGCGATCAGCGATCCTTCGGATCTGAGCACTCTGGACAGTCTGCATCACGTCCTGAACAAGGACATTGAGATGCGGGTAGCTTCGGACGACGAGATTGAGGCGGCGCTTAACAAGTATTATGGTGGCAGCGGCGACAGCGTTGCCTCGATGATTCAGAATATCACCGAGGGCGAGGTTGAGGTGGGGACCCTGTCGGGGCCCGTGGGATCGGATGATGGCGGGGCTGTGGATGCGGATGCTCCGATCATCAAATTGGTGAACTCGATTATCGTAGAGGCTTTCCGCGGTCGGGCTTCGGATATTCACTTGGAGCCGTTGGCGAAGACCTTTCGAGTGCGATACCGGATCGACGGCATGCTCCATGAGATGAAGGGGCCGCCTAAGCGCCTGCAGCCTTCCATTACGAGCCGGCTGAAGATCCAGAGCAACATGTCCATTGCGGAGAAGCGGATTCCGCAAGACGGCCGTATTCAGTGCAATGTCGGGGGCAAGACCATCGACCTGCGTGTTTCCTGCATTCCGACGGTCCATGGCGAGAGCATCGTCATGCGTATTCTGGACAAGGAAGGTTTGAAGCTAGGTCTTCCCGAGCTGGGATTTTTCACGGACGACCAGCAGACCTTCGAGAAGCTCATCGCGCTTCCGGACGGCATCCTGTTGGTGACCGGGCCGACGGGGTCCGGCAAGACCACCACGCTTTACTCGTGTCTGAACTTCATCAATCGGCCGGATCGGAAGATCATCACGGTCGAGGATCCCGTCGAGTATGTGTTGGCGGGTATCAATCAAGTGCAGGTGAGCGAAACCGTGGGGTTGAGTTTTTCCACGGCGCTGCGCGCGATGCTGCGCCAAGCTCCCAACGTGATCATGCTGGGGGAAATTCGTGACTTGGAAACCGCATCGATCGCGATCAACGCGAGTCTGACGGGTCATTTGGTATTCTCCACGCTCCATACCAATGACGCCCCGGGGGCTGTGACTCGTCTCATTGACATCGGAGTGAAGCCCTTCTTGGTGGCCTCCTCCACTCGAGCGATGATGGCGCAGCGCCTGGTTCGGAAGATCTGCAAGAAGTGCGGCGAGCCTTCGGTTCCCACCGAGAAGGAGTTGCAAGCCCTGGAGATCGATCTGAGCAAGCTGGAGAAGACCAATTTCCGCAAAGGCAAGGGATGTGCGGAGTGCAACGGCACCGGCAACCGCGGACGAATGGGCATCTTCGAAGTGTATGTCCTGAATGATGAGTCACGCCACTTGATCAACCAAAAGGCTCCGGCTGCGGAGTTGCGACGCCAGGCTTTGGAGATGGGCATGCGATCCCTGCGCGAGGACGGAGCGCGCAAAGTCGTGGCGGGAGTCACCACCCCTGATGAAGTGATCCGGGCCACCACTGCGGACGCGCATTAA
- the tadA gene encoding Flp pilus assembly complex ATPase component TadA — MADAHSDPLILLVKERGLIDDLQLEEVVQEHDRTAKSFGEILKNFGLVDQDTQLQIISEYIGTEVVDLRSVTFTPELLATVPSNTARMYQCVPVAQYGNTLQVALGDPLNPSALDELGFIVRKELSQVVADPAQIARVIEQHYGTEMENVGDILKELEKNTDISKEVAEVAEGNDAELGDLANEVPIVRFVNLVLFQAIQDRASDIHFEPFEDEFKIRYRVDGALYEMAPPPKHLALPVVSRLKIMANLNIAERRLPQDGRITVPIGNKLIDLRISCLPTAFGESIVLRVLDRSSVNLELESLGLPKHVAEFVSEAIQQPNGIFVVTGPTGSGKTTTLYSCLRKINTIDTKLLTAEDPVEFDIEGIMQVQVNEAAGMTFGKALRAFLRQDPDVIMLGEMRDLETSQIAIQASLTGHLVLSTLHTNDAPGAVTRLLDMGVEPFLISSSLMAVLAQRLVRTICKKCRAPFEPTESQLRLLNLSPHDIGEKVFYYGRGCGVCNDTGYKGRKGIFELLVINDAIRALINERAPTIVVRQKAVELGMVTLRDDGLRSIFDGDTTIEEVVKYT; from the coding sequence ATGGCCGACGCTCATTCTGATCCACTTATCCTGCTCGTCAAAGAGCGGGGCCTGATCGATGACCTTCAACTGGAGGAGGTGGTGCAGGAGCATGATCGCACCGCCAAGTCCTTTGGGGAGATCCTTAAAAATTTCGGCCTGGTGGATCAGGACACTCAGCTCCAAATCATCTCGGAGTACATTGGCACCGAGGTGGTCGATCTGCGGTCGGTTACCTTCACCCCCGAGCTCCTGGCCACTGTTCCCTCCAACACAGCGCGCATGTATCAATGCGTGCCGGTGGCGCAGTACGGCAACACCTTGCAAGTCGCGCTTGGCGACCCGTTGAATCCGTCGGCTCTCGACGAGCTGGGCTTCATCGTCCGGAAAGAGCTGAGCCAGGTGGTGGCTGATCCGGCCCAAATCGCCCGTGTCATCGAGCAGCACTACGGCACGGAGATGGAGAATGTCGGTGATATTCTTAAGGAGCTTGAGAAGAACACCGACATCAGCAAAGAGGTTGCGGAGGTTGCCGAGGGCAATGATGCGGAGCTGGGGGATCTTGCCAATGAGGTTCCAATCGTGCGGTTTGTGAATTTGGTTCTGTTCCAGGCGATTCAGGACCGGGCCAGCGATATTCACTTCGAGCCCTTCGAGGACGAGTTTAAGATTCGGTATCGGGTGGACGGCGCGCTTTACGAGATGGCACCCCCGCCGAAGCATTTGGCGCTACCCGTCGTATCCCGCCTGAAGATCATGGCGAACTTGAACATCGCCGAGCGGCGTTTGCCACAAGATGGTCGTATCACCGTTCCCATCGGAAACAAGTTGATCGATCTTCGTATCTCTTGTCTGCCTACGGCCTTCGGTGAATCGATCGTGCTGCGGGTACTGGACCGATCGTCGGTGAATCTGGAGCTGGAGAGCCTGGGCTTGCCTAAGCATGTCGCGGAGTTTGTCAGTGAGGCAATTCAGCAGCCGAACGGCATTTTCGTCGTCACGGGTCCCACTGGGTCGGGTAAGACCACCACCCTCTATTCCTGCCTGCGCAAGATTAACACCATCGATACCAAGCTGTTGACGGCGGAGGATCCGGTAGAATTTGATATCGAGGGTATCATGCAGGTGCAGGTGAATGAGGCCGCCGGCATGACCTTCGGTAAGGCCTTGCGGGCGTTCCTTCGTCAAGACCCGGACGTGATCATGTTGGGAGAAATGCGCGATCTCGAGACTTCTCAGATCGCGATTCAAGCATCCCTGACTGGTCACTTGGTTCTAAGCACCCTGCACACCAACGACGCCCCTGGAGCCGTGACTCGCTTGCTCGACATGGGGGTGGAGCCATTCTTGATTTCATCATCCCTGATGGCTGTTCTGGCTCAACGGCTTGTGCGGACAATTTGCAAGAAGTGCCGAGCTCCTTTTGAACCGACTGAAAGCCAGTTACGCCTGCTAAACCTCTCCCCCCACGACATTGGTGAGAAGGTGTTCTACTACGGGCGTGGTTGTGGTGTCTGCAATGACACTGGTTACAAGGGTCGGAAAGGTATCTTTGAACTCCTCGTGATTAATGACGCCATCCGCGCTCTAATCAATGAACGAGCCCCCACGATTGTTGTGCGCCAGAAAGCTGTGGAGCTTGGCATGGTCACACTGCGGGATGACGGCTTGCGTAGTATCTTCGATGGTGATACGACCATCGAGGAAGTAGTGAAATACACCTAA
- a CDS encoding FtsX-like permease family protein: MKFLPFIWRNLWRRKVRTLLTLASIAVAFLLYGYLAAIRAGMEAGVTVAGQDRLVVRHKTSIIQTLPVSYLDRIVRIPGVKQAVSCTWFGGIYQEPKNFFPQIPVDPVPYLQMYPEFRLPEEQLKAWLEKRSGAIIGRKTAKKYGFKVGDRIPIQGTIWRRAGNTPVWEFDLVGIYEAADAATDETQLFFRYDYFEEARQDGKGQVGWYVVRVNDPEVSERVARQIDEEFMNSPWETKAESEKAFVQSFAKQVGDIGLITKAIMSAVFFTILLISGNTMAQAVRERTGEIGVLKAIGCTNELTMVLVLAESLFTALVGGGLGLGTAALLIAAWDPTQGALPVFYFPTSDLLWGVALAVLLGLATGFFPSLRALRIGVSEALRRL, translated from the coding sequence ATGAAATTCCTGCCGTTCATCTGGCGCAATCTCTGGCGCCGCAAGGTGCGGACCCTGCTGACCCTGGCTTCGATCGCGGTCGCGTTTCTTTTATACGGTTATCTGGCAGCGATCCGTGCGGGAATGGAGGCGGGGGTGACGGTGGCAGGGCAGGATCGGCTGGTGGTGCGTCACAAGACATCGATCATTCAGACCCTGCCGGTGAGCTATCTGGATCGGATCGTCCGGATTCCGGGTGTCAAGCAGGCCGTTTCCTGCACCTGGTTCGGGGGTATCTATCAGGAGCCTAAGAATTTCTTCCCGCAGATCCCGGTGGATCCGGTGCCTTACCTGCAGATGTATCCCGAGTTTCGTCTGCCGGAAGAGCAACTGAAAGCCTGGTTGGAGAAGCGTTCCGGCGCGATCATCGGTCGGAAAACGGCCAAGAAGTATGGGTTTAAGGTCGGGGACCGGATTCCCATTCAAGGCACGATTTGGCGTCGGGCTGGAAACACGCCGGTATGGGAGTTTGATCTGGTGGGCATTTACGAGGCGGCGGATGCCGCGACCGATGAGACCCAACTGTTCTTTCGCTACGACTATTTCGAGGAGGCGCGCCAGGATGGGAAGGGGCAGGTTGGCTGGTATGTCGTTCGAGTGAACGACCCCGAGGTTTCAGAACGGGTGGCGCGTCAGATCGATGAGGAGTTCATGAACTCGCCTTGGGAAACCAAGGCTGAAAGTGAGAAGGCTTTCGTGCAATCCTTCGCCAAGCAGGTAGGGGACATAGGCCTCATTACCAAGGCCATCATGAGCGCCGTTTTCTTTACCATCCTGCTGATCTCTGGAAACACAATGGCTCAAGCGGTGCGGGAGCGAACCGGCGAAATCGGCGTTTTGAAAGCCATCGGCTGCACCAACGAGCTGACGATGGTGCTGGTTCTCGCTGAATCCCTGTTCACCGCCTTGGTTGGGGGAGGCTTGGGATTGGGAACGGCAGCCCTCCTCATCGCCGCGTGGGATCCTACCCAGGGAGCGCTGCCGGTTTTCTACTTCCCCACTTCCGATTTGCTGTGGGGAGTCGCCCTCGCTGTGCTGCTAGGACTGGCGACGGGATTCTTCCCGAGCCTGCGGGCGCTGCGCATCGGCGTGTCGGAGGCTTTGAGGCGTCTCTGA
- a CDS encoding efflux RND transporter periplasmic adaptor subunit: MALDQNSLNRLRIDRKAMPPERRWGWWWVVLVILVVLVGSAGLWLVGRGAGARVPEVTVATVREVSGSAGVPTLLNASGYVTARRQATVSAKVTGKVIEVLVEEGTKVEADQVVARLDSSNVVANQRLAEAQLEAARSLVKETQAQLAEAETNLVRYRRLLQERIGTQEAFDKAEVAATSLRARLEKQTLDILVAERSLGLWLQQLEDLVIRAPFAGVVTVKNAQPGEVVSPMSSGGFTRTGICTLVDMDSLEIEVDVNESYINRVSAGQSVEATLDAYTDLKLPCKVIAIIPTADRQKATVKVRVGFDRLDPRILPQMGVKVAFRGPEDSSAATPTASKLIIPKGAVREVGGRQVVWIVKDALLERRAITAEAFSGSELRVVAGLSVGERLVVDPPGDLVDGAKIREKKS, from the coding sequence ATGGCCTTGGATCAAAATTCCCTAAACCGGTTGCGAATTGACCGCAAGGCCATGCCGCCGGAGCGGCGCTGGGGATGGTGGTGGGTGGTTTTGGTCATCCTAGTGGTCTTGGTGGGATCGGCAGGCCTTTGGCTGGTGGGTCGCGGTGCCGGGGCTCGAGTTCCGGAAGTGACGGTGGCCACCGTTCGGGAGGTGTCCGGATCCGCGGGCGTCCCCACCCTGCTCAACGCCTCGGGCTATGTGACCGCCCGCCGGCAGGCCACCGTGTCGGCCAAGGTCACCGGGAAGGTGATCGAGGTGTTGGTCGAGGAAGGGACCAAGGTGGAGGCCGATCAGGTCGTGGCCCGCTTGGATTCATCGAACGTGGTCGCCAACCAGAGGTTGGCCGAAGCTCAGCTGGAAGCGGCTCGTAGCCTCGTCAAGGAGACGCAGGCCCAGTTGGCGGAGGCCGAGACGAACCTGGTTCGATACCGGCGACTGCTGCAGGAACGGATCGGCACTCAAGAAGCCTTCGACAAGGCCGAGGTGGCCGCCACCAGCCTGCGGGCCCGTTTGGAGAAGCAAACCTTGGATATCCTGGTGGCGGAGCGCTCCTTGGGGTTGTGGTTGCAGCAATTGGAGGATCTGGTGATTCGCGCTCCGTTCGCTGGGGTGGTGACAGTGAAGAACGCCCAGCCCGGCGAGGTGGTTTCGCCGATGTCTTCCGGCGGATTCACGCGGACGGGCATCTGCACCCTGGTGGACATGGATTCCCTGGAGATCGAAGTCGACGTGAACGAGAGCTACATTAATCGGGTCAGCGCCGGGCAATCGGTGGAGGCCACTCTGGATGCCTACACCGACCTGAAGCTTCCCTGCAAGGTCATCGCGATCATTCCCACCGCGGACCGGCAAAAGGCGACCGTGAAGGTCCGCGTTGGGTTCGATCGGCTCGACCCGCGCATCCTTCCCCAGATGGGGGTGAAAGTCGCCTTTCGTGGCCCGGAGGACAGCTCGGCCGCCACACCGACGGCATCGAAATTGATCATTCCCAAAGGCGCGGTTCGCGAGGTCGGTGGACGGCAGGTGGTTTGGATCGTGAAGGACGCCTTGCTCGAGCGTCGCGCGATCACGGCCGAGGCTTTTTCAGGGAGCGAGCTTCGAGTAGTGGCGGGGCTTTCCGTCGGTGAGAGGCTGGTGGTGGATCCGCCGGGCGACTTAGTGGATGGTGCCAAGATAAGGGAGAAGAAGTCATGA